The Bifidobacteriaceae bacterium genome contains the following window.
CGTGGCGGAGTCGACCGTGGGGGACGCGGCGCATTTCCTGTTGGAGGGCCAAGACGCCCTTGTCGCGACCCATGACGGCGACCCGCTTTACGTGGAACTACCCGCGGCGGTCGTGTTGGAGATCACGTACACCGAGCCCGGACTGCAGGGCGACCGGTCCACCGGCGGCACCAAGCCCGCCACTTTGGAGACCGGTTACGTCATCCAGGTGCCGCTGTTCATTGAGCAGGGCACCCGCGTCAAGGTCGACACCCGCACGGGCGAGTACCTCAGCCGAGTCAACGAGTGAGCGGGCCGTCCGGCTCGGCTTCGCGTTCGGCGGCGCGGCGGCGCGCCGTTTTGTTGGTTTTCGAGGCCTTCCAGCGGGGGGCGGGCCTGCCGGAGCTGTTGGCGGACCGTGTCGCGCTTGGCGCCTCTGATTGGGGTTCGGAATTGCCCGATGCCGCCGCGCCCGCCCCGTACACCGTCCAGCTGGTCGAGGGGGTGG
Protein-coding sequences here:
- the efp gene encoding elongation factor P: MATTNDLKNGLVLNLDGQLWTVVEFQHVKPGKGGAFVRTKLKNVLTGKVIDRTFNAGLKVDTATVDKSDMQYLYRDGDAFVFMDKDTYDQLNVAESTVGDAAHFLLEGQDALVATHDGDPLYVELPAAVVLEITYTEPGLQGDRSTGGTKPATLETGYVIQVPLFIEQGTRVKVDTRTGEYLSRVNE